The following coding sequences are from one Saprospiraceae bacterium window:
- a CDS encoding electron transfer flavoprotein subunit beta/FixA family protein, producing the protein MKILVCISKTPDTTSKIAFDSDNMHLKEEGVSFIMNPYDEWYALVRGIELREKFGGTVSVMHVGEASSEVIVRKALAIGADQAIRIDSKPKDSNDVATQIAHYAQNQSFDIVFLGKETIDHNGSEVGALLAGMLAIPFISYCTKLDVEGNELSATCEIEGGEVSFKTQLPAVVSAAKGLAEQRIPNMKGIMDAKKKPLEVISPVSANQKVKLVRFEALPPKTAVKLIAPDDIDSLVKILHEEVKVI; encoded by the coding sequence ATGAAAATATTAGTTTGCATTAGCAAAACACCAGACACCACCTCAAAGATCGCTTTTGATTCAGATAACATGCACCTGAAAGAGGAAGGTGTTAGTTTTATCATGAACCCTTATGACGAATGGTATGCATTGGTTAGAGGTATTGAGTTGAGAGAAAAATTCGGAGGCACAGTGAGTGTCATGCATGTTGGAGAGGCTTCTTCTGAAGTGATCGTCAGAAAAGCATTGGCAATCGGAGCAGACCAGGCAATCAGAATAGACTCAAAGCCAAAAGATTCTAATGATGTCGCGACCCAAATTGCACATTATGCTCAAAACCAGTCATTTGATATCGTTTTTTTAGGAAAAGAAACGATAGATCATAATGGTTCTGAAGTAGGTGCTTTATTAGCTGGAATGCTTGCCATTCCTTTTATATCCTACTGTACAAAATTAGATGTTGAAGGCAATGAATTGTCGGCAACGTGTGAAATAGAAGGTGGAGAAGTAAGCTTCAAAACCCAACTTCCTGCAGTAGTTTCTGCTGCTAAAGGATTGGCAGAACAGAGAATACCTAACATGAAAGGTATTATGGATGCCAAGAAGAAACCATTAGAAGTCATTTCTCCAGTAAGTGCTAACCAGAAGGTAAAACTCGTAAGGTTTGAAGCCCTTCCTCCAAAAACAGCAGTAAAATTGATTGCTCCTGATGACATTGATTCATTGGTTAAAATACTTCATGAAGAAGTAAAAGTGATCTAA
- the dapF gene encoding diaminopimelate epimerase → MKRKIPFEKYEAAGNDFIILDFFEFWHTDLNDQLLMARMCDRHFGVGADGIIALCPHEEHAFEMKYLNSDGRFSSFCGNGSRAISQYYYRKYGKTSFDFVAADGLHEAEVLDSSRIRIRMKNLTKPVSTPFGYLVDSGSPHLIIEVDNPLGLKVKEVGKPLRDEFGSDGVNVNFIAIEGNKLLIATYERGVEDETLACGTGIVASAFYNCWKEQSNGKQVQNVTCKGGSLQVELTIHGDVAEEVYLIGPVHHVFSGTFFRRGESRF, encoded by the coding sequence ATGAAACGCAAAATTCCATTCGAAAAATACGAGGCTGCAGGTAATGATTTTATCATTTTAGACTTTTTTGAATTTTGGCACACAGATCTTAACGACCAGTTATTGATGGCCAGAATGTGTGACAGACATTTTGGAGTGGGAGCAGATGGAATCATAGCCTTATGTCCTCATGAGGAACATGCCTTTGAAATGAAATATCTGAATTCAGATGGTAGGTTTTCAAGCTTTTGTGGAAATGGCTCCAGAGCCATTTCTCAATACTATTATAGAAAATATGGTAAAACCAGTTTTGATTTTGTAGCAGCTGATGGCTTACACGAAGCCGAGGTCTTGGATTCAAGCAGAATCCGAATCAGAATGAAAAACCTGACAAAGCCTGTTTCAACTCCTTTCGGATACCTGGTCGATAGTGGTTCGCCTCACTTGATAATAGAAGTAGATAATCCTCTTGGGTTGAAAGTGAAAGAGGTAGGTAAGCCCTTGAGGGATGAGTTTGGGTCTGATGGAGTAAATGTAAATTTTATAGCTATTGAAGGGAATAAACTCTTGATTGCTACGTATGAAAGAGGTGTTGAAGATGAAACATTGGCTTGCGGTACAGGTATAGTGGCATCTGCATTTTACAATTGCTGGAAGGAGCAATCAAATGGTAAACAAGTTCAAAATGTGACGTGCAAAGGAGGTTCTCTTCAGGTAGAGTTGACAATTCATGGTGATGTTGCCGAAGAAGTATATTTGATTGGACCTGTACATCATGTATTTTCTGGCACCTTTTTCAGAAGGGGAGAATCAAGGTTCTGA
- a CDS encoding trypsin-like peptidase domain-containing protein, protein MKSLTLLQTVLISLTTALMTTFAVLYFVQRPQSAPAEEIAGQEQLHKYLMSGRLQRQFSSTQPTHFSEAAKLSTPAVVYIESIQDQNENPFFENSKSNTGSGVLISGDGMIVSNYHVVENAEKITVLLNDNRNYEAKIIGTDPSTDLALLKIEEVDLPFLVFGNSDSLLIGEWVLAVGNPFRLQSTVTAGIVSAKARSIQILNSRKYSIESFIQTDAAVNPGNSGGALVNTAGELVGINTAIMSATGRYEGYSFSIPANLVQKVVRDIQQFGAVQRGLLGVMIQSVNGDIAKEKDLPSPNGVLITSVTPDGAADKAGLISEDVILKVEDRKVNSVPELQELIGGLSPGNRIKIEYFRNKQRYTAYATLRNQANTTELIATRHDKILTDLGFELRNLSEDEQKKTKKSGVKVISIYDRSIIAQTNMAPNFIITSANGKDIHDVDQLISFLDTTQGRVVLQGVYENYKGIFPYSFEKE, encoded by the coding sequence ATGAAATCTCTTACCCTCCTCCAGACAGTACTCATCTCGTTGACAACAGCGTTAATGACTACATTCGCAGTCTTATATTTTGTGCAACGTCCCCAATCTGCTCCTGCCGAGGAAATTGCAGGTCAGGAACAACTTCACAAATACCTGATGTCCGGCCGCCTTCAGAGGCAGTTTTCATCTACTCAGCCAACTCATTTTTCTGAAGCGGCAAAACTAAGTACCCCTGCTGTAGTATACATTGAATCCATTCAGGACCAAAACGAAAATCCGTTTTTTGAAAATTCTAAGTCTAATACAGGTTCTGGAGTCTTGATTTCTGGTGATGGAATGATCGTGAGCAACTACCATGTCGTAGAAAATGCAGAAAAAATAACCGTTTTGCTCAATGACAATAGAAATTATGAAGCTAAAATCATAGGCACCGACCCTTCTACGGATCTTGCGCTTCTTAAAATTGAGGAGGTGGATTTACCTTTTTTAGTGTTTGGCAATTCAGATTCGCTTCTCATAGGTGAATGGGTTTTAGCCGTTGGAAACCCATTCAGACTTCAATCCACAGTGACTGCTGGGATTGTGTCTGCTAAAGCAAGATCTATCCAAATTTTGAATTCACGAAAATACAGCATAGAATCATTCATTCAAACAGATGCAGCTGTCAATCCGGGAAATAGTGGAGGGGCATTAGTCAATACTGCAGGGGAACTTGTTGGTATTAATACCGCCATCATGAGTGCTACCGGCAGGTATGAAGGTTATTCCTTTTCAATTCCTGCTAATTTGGTCCAAAAAGTGGTAAGAGATATACAGCAATTTGGTGCTGTGCAGAGAGGTCTTCTTGGAGTCATGATACAATCTGTCAATGGTGATATCGCAAAAGAAAAAGACCTTCCCAGTCCAAATGGTGTCCTCATCACTTCTGTCACGCCCGATGGAGCAGCTGACAAAGCAGGCTTAATTTCAGAAGATGTAATCCTAAAGGTAGAAGATCGAAAAGTAAACTCTGTACCTGAACTTCAAGAGTTAATTGGTGGACTTAGTCCTGGCAATAGAATCAAGATAGAATACTTTAGAAACAAGCAGAGATACACCGCATATGCAACACTTCGAAATCAGGCAAATACCACTGAATTGATAGCAACCAGGCATGATAAGATTCTGACGGATTTGGGTTTTGAACTAAGAAATTTGTCAGAAGATGAACAGAAAAAGACTAAAAAATCAGGTGTAAAAGTCATTAGCATTTATGACAGAAGTATTATCGCACAAACCAATATGGCCCCAAATTTCATCATAACCTCTGCCAATGGGAAGGATATTCATGATGTCGATCAGCTGATCAGTTTTTTGGACACTACTCAAGGTAGAGTTGTGTTACAAGGAGTTTATGAAAATTATAAAGGAATATTTCCTTATAGCTTCGAAAAAGAATAA
- the lpxB gene encoding lipid-A-disaccharide synthase — protein sequence MYKIYTIAGESSGDLHGSNLVREIKRLNPSLEFYGWGGELMESEGVRLGINYHKASFMGFVEVIKHLPQIIKLFSITKKQIEEFKPHAILLIDYPGFNLRMAKWAFERNIRVYYYISPQVWAWKESRVLHMKKYIHQLFVILPFEKDFFKKHDVESHFVGHPLLDHIQKFNNEKNNAQFFNSKSKKVLALLPGSRRQEIKTMLPLFLQACKQLQEYQIVLAGMSRHKDLYHELVNEADHINILLDSTYNILKQADCAIVTSGTATLETALFKVPQVVCYKGNKISYWIAKKLVKVKYISLVNLILDKEAVTELIQNDCNPTQIVQSVLKLKNNNYSQQLIKDYDLLLSLLGDIPASKTTAQLISSDLNQTYGKLEKSL from the coding sequence ATGTATAAAATATATACTATCGCAGGCGAATCATCAGGGGACCTTCATGGCTCTAACCTTGTGAGGGAAATAAAAAGATTAAACCCATCCCTTGAATTTTATGGTTGGGGCGGAGAGCTCATGGAATCTGAAGGTGTAAGATTGGGCATTAATTACCACAAAGCAAGTTTTATGGGATTTGTTGAGGTGATCAAACACCTGCCCCAGATAATCAAATTATTTTCTATCACAAAAAAGCAAATTGAAGAATTTAAGCCTCATGCCATTTTACTCATTGACTATCCTGGATTTAATTTAAGGATGGCAAAATGGGCATTTGAAAGAAATATTCGAGTGTATTACTATATTTCACCACAGGTTTGGGCTTGGAAGGAGTCCCGGGTCCTTCATATGAAAAAGTATATTCATCAATTGTTTGTAATTCTGCCTTTTGAGAAAGATTTTTTCAAAAAACATGATGTCGAGTCTCATTTTGTTGGACACCCACTGTTAGATCATATCCAAAAGTTCAATAACGAAAAAAATAATGCCCAATTTTTTAATTCGAAATCAAAAAAGGTACTAGCTCTTTTACCTGGTAGCAGAAGACAAGAAATCAAGACAATGCTACCCCTCTTTTTGCAAGCATGCAAACAGTTACAAGAATATCAAATCGTCCTCGCCGGAATGTCACGACACAAAGATTTATATCATGAGCTGGTGAATGAAGCAGATCACATTAACATCTTACTAGATTCTACATATAATATTCTTAAGCAAGCTGATTGTGCAATTGTAACTTCAGGTACTGCTACATTGGAAACTGCCCTATTTAAAGTACCACAGGTCGTTTGTTACAAAGGGAATAAGATATCTTATTGGATAGCGAAAAAATTAGTGAAAGTAAAATATATTTCTCTCGTCAACCTGATTTTAGATAAAGAAGCTGTAACAGAACTCATTCAGAATGATTGCAATCCAACACAAATCGTTCAATCTGTTTTAAAATTAAAAAACAACAATTATTCACAACAATTAATAAAAGATTACGACCTTCTCTTGAGTTTGTTAGGGGATATTCCCGCAAGCAAAACTACTGCTCAGCTGATCTCATCAGATCTCAATCAAACCTATGGAAAATTGGAAAAATCTCTTTAA
- the holA gene encoding DNA polymerase III subunit delta, whose amino-acid sequence MDYKSIISSWQKKSYDRVYFLTGDEEFFIDQLVDYAEANIIPEEQRDFCQEIYYGRDVSGQKIAEIARLSPLGANEKLMIVKESQEIKDKDWEGIEKYLLAPSSKTILIFSYKHKKPDGRLNWVKTMKTKSIFYQSLKIKENQVPSFIKDQAKELGMHIDDGACQLMNEYVGNNLNVIYNELEKIQINLPHGSNINVDTILNFSGVNREFNVFTLQDALNHRNTEKAMKIVKNMATHIKNNPIQMVTASLYSYFAKLWMLRTNANKPDHELMSIAKVAFATYLNDYKSASRRYTLEELSRNLNLCREYDLRSKGLDNGSTEADQLMIEMICKFLIPIH is encoded by the coding sequence ATGGATTATAAGTCAATCATCAGTTCGTGGCAAAAAAAATCATATGATCGTGTCTATTTTCTGACCGGAGATGAAGAGTTTTTTATTGATCAACTTGTAGATTATGCCGAAGCAAATATAATTCCGGAAGAACAACGTGATTTTTGTCAGGAAATATATTACGGTAGAGATGTTTCAGGACAAAAAATCGCAGAGATAGCTCGACTTTCTCCCCTTGGTGCCAACGAAAAACTTATGATAGTCAAGGAAAGTCAAGAAATTAAAGATAAGGATTGGGAAGGTATTGAAAAATATTTACTTGCACCTTCATCAAAAACTATCCTGATTTTTTCATACAAGCATAAAAAACCGGATGGGAGATTGAACTGGGTAAAAACTATGAAGACGAAATCCATTTTTTATCAATCTTTAAAGATAAAAGAAAACCAAGTCCCCTCATTTATAAAGGATCAAGCTAAAGAACTGGGAATGCATATTGATGATGGGGCTTGTCAATTGATGAATGAGTATGTAGGAAATAATTTGAATGTTATTTATAATGAATTGGAAAAGATTCAAATTAACTTACCACATGGTTCAAACATAAATGTGGATACCATTTTAAATTTTTCAGGCGTCAATCGAGAGTTCAATGTGTTTACATTGCAGGATGCACTGAACCATCGCAATACTGAGAAAGCAATGAAAATTGTCAAGAACATGGCAACTCACATAAAGAATAATCCAATTCAAATGGTCACAGCATCTTTGTATTCTTATTTTGCCAAATTGTGGATGCTTAGGACTAATGCCAATAAACCAGATCATGAGTTAATGTCGATCGCAAAAGTAGCATTTGCCACTTATTTAAATGATTACAAGTCTGCAAGTAGGAGATATACTCTGGAAGAACTATCCAGAAATTTGAATTTGTGCAGAGAATATGACCTCCGATCTAAAGGACTTGATAATGGGAGCACAGAAGCGGATCAATTGATGATTGAAATGATTTGTAAATTCCTCATACCAATACATTAG
- a CDS encoding bifunctional nuclease family protein: protein MAAKDKNRVELEIIALSHSVSQNQNYAIILGEMEGVRRLPIVIGGFEAQAIAVVLERMTPNRPLTHDLFKNTMDAMNVELVEVLISDLIDGIFFSKLIFNKDGERIEVDSRTSDALAMAVRFNCPIYTMEFIMDTAGVELEEEESNESSSTKKITRKSEKDLSFDAMPSDELNKLLTKVLEAEDYEKAAKIRDELNRRK from the coding sequence ATGGCAGCAAAGGATAAAAATAGAGTAGAGTTAGAAATAATTGCACTTTCACATAGTGTAAGTCAAAACCAAAACTACGCCATCATACTTGGAGAAATGGAAGGTGTTAGGAGATTACCTATAGTGATTGGTGGATTCGAGGCGCAAGCAATCGCTGTAGTGCTAGAGAGGATGACCCCCAACAGACCTCTCACACATGATCTCTTTAAGAATACCATGGATGCCATGAATGTAGAGTTGGTTGAAGTGCTGATCAGTGATTTGATTGATGGTATCTTCTTTTCAAAGCTTATTTTCAATAAAGATGGTGAAAGAATTGAGGTTGATTCCAGAACATCTGATGCGCTTGCCATGGCTGTAAGATTTAACTGTCCAATTTATACGATGGAGTTTATTATGGACACCGCAGGAGTAGAACTTGAAGAAGAAGAATCTAATGAAAGTAGTTCTACAAAAAAAATCACCAGAAAATCTGAGAAAGATTTGTCATTTGATGCAATGCCATCTGACGAGTTGAATAAATTACTCACAAAAGTACTCGAAGCAGAGGATTATGAAAAAGCTGCAAAAATTCGAGATGAACTCAATCGGCGTAAATAA
- a CDS encoding electron transfer flavoprotein subunit alpha/FixB family protein gives MIATYIEVIDGKIKKSSLEALSLAKDIAAVKGIKCLALSTSKSASAEVVGSCGADELIVQDSGELDQSQLIDWLCKLYSAYQISYIVLANSSIGKAIGGQIAAKLQLGIISGVNGWAAASPMQFRRSVFSGKANAWYSFMEDKGVISVMPNSIPVKKTYSKVAEISESNVNLSGPVFNSVNKELVKGKTPLTEAEVVVSGGRGLKDPSNWGMIEELADLLNAATACSRPVADSGWRPHHEHVGQTGIAIRPNLYIAIGISGAIQHLAGVNNSRKIIVINKDPEAPFFKAADYGVVGDLFEVVPKLNEAISKFKEEHH, from the coding sequence ATGATTGCAACATATATTGAAGTAATAGATGGCAAAATCAAAAAATCAAGCCTGGAAGCACTCAGTTTGGCAAAAGACATAGCAGCAGTTAAAGGTATTAAATGTCTGGCGCTAAGTACTTCCAAATCAGCTTCCGCAGAGGTGGTAGGTTCTTGTGGTGCAGATGAGTTGATAGTGCAGGACTCTGGAGAATTAGATCAATCCCAACTCATAGATTGGCTTTGCAAACTGTACTCCGCCTATCAAATTTCATACATTGTTTTGGCGAACAGCAGTATAGGGAAAGCCATTGGAGGGCAAATTGCTGCAAAACTTCAATTGGGAATTATTTCAGGTGTCAATGGTTGGGCAGCAGCCAGTCCTATGCAGTTTCGCCGCTCAGTTTTTTCTGGTAAGGCAAACGCATGGTATAGTTTTATGGAGGATAAAGGTGTGATTTCAGTGATGCCAAACAGTATCCCAGTCAAAAAAACTTATAGCAAAGTTGCCGAGATTAGTGAGTCTAATGTGAACCTTTCAGGTCCTGTTTTCAATTCTGTAAACAAAGAATTGGTCAAAGGCAAAACGCCACTCACTGAAGCTGAAGTAGTCGTGTCTGGAGGTAGGGGATTAAAAGACCCATCAAATTGGGGCATGATCGAAGAATTAGCAGATTTGCTTAATGCAGCTACTGCCTGCTCCAGACCGGTTGCCGATTCTGGTTGGAGGCCACATCATGAGCATGTGGGCCAGACTGGAATCGCGATACGTCCCAATTTGTATATAGCAATCGGTATCTCAGGTGCAATACAGCATCTGGCTGGAGTAAATAACTCTAGAAAAATCATAGTTATCAACAAGGACCCGGAAGCGCCATTTTTTAAAGCAGCAGACTATGGCGTAGTGGGGGATTTGTTTGAAGTTGTTCCAAAGTTGAACGAAGCGATATCAAAGTTTAAGGAAGAACACCATTAA
- a CDS encoding ribonuclease Z, whose product MNLNVFEILILGSNSAVPMKGRYPSAQLVNIHEKLFLMDCGEGTQNRLAEHNIKRSRISHIFISHLHGDHVLGLPGLLNSFSLAGRLDEIHIYGPVGLDKYLNDCLENTYSHIQYDLHFHILDHNLSSICYQDDSCSVMHFPLIHRVPTIGYKFEENRLKRDLDQITGSQKLRSYCYCSDNYVTDALLPYIKDVTVLYHETTYLHELKDKAEATKHSTARDVAKMAKHANVGQLVTGHYSSRYDNIEVFYEECRNFFDSVILGQEGTKIDLSYST is encoded by the coding sequence ATGAATTTAAATGTATTTGAAATCCTGATTTTAGGATCCAACTCAGCTGTACCTATGAAGGGTCGGTATCCTTCAGCGCAATTGGTGAACATACATGAGAAGTTATTCCTGATGGATTGTGGTGAAGGAACTCAAAATCGATTGGCAGAACATAACATTAAGAGATCTAGAATTTCGCACATTTTTATTTCGCATTTACATGGGGATCATGTTTTAGGATTACCGGGTTTGCTAAATAGCTTTAGCTTGGCTGGCAGATTGGATGAAATCCATATTTATGGCCCAGTCGGTTTAGACAAATATTTGAATGATTGTCTTGAAAATACTTATTCGCATATCCAATACGATTTACATTTTCATATTCTAGATCATAATCTTTCAAGTATATGTTATCAGGATGACAGTTGCTCGGTAATGCACTTCCCCTTGATACATAGAGTGCCGACAATTGGATATAAGTTTGAGGAGAATCGTCTCAAAAGAGATTTGGACCAAATTACTGGCAGCCAAAAGTTAAGATCTTACTGCTATTGTAGTGATAACTATGTGACAGATGCTTTGTTGCCCTATATAAAAGATGTTACTGTGCTCTATCATGAAACCACTTATCTTCATGAACTAAAGGACAAGGCGGAAGCAACCAAGCATTCGACAGCAAGAGATGTTGCAAAAATGGCTAAACATGCCAATGTTGGACAATTGGTTACCGGGCATTATTCATCCAGATATGATAATATTGAGGTGTTTTATGAGGAATGTCGCAATTTTTTTGATTCTGTAATTCTTGGACAAGAGGGAACTAAGATTGATCTGAGCTATAGCACATAA
- the surE gene encoding 5'/3'-nucleotidase SurE, producing MNRKLILVTNDDGIFAPGLKALVESVSEFGDVLVVAPDSPQSGMGHAITIQQPLRLNKVDVFPGIESYECSGTPADCVKLAKNILVKNKSIDLCVSGVNHGSNASVNILYSGTLSAAMEASIENIPSIGFSLLDYSFQANFEPAKKYIKSISKYVLDGNLKECNLLNVNIPKLEASEIKGIKICRQSSGVWVEEFQEGIDPRNVKYYWLTGKFVANEDSHDTDLWALANGYVSVVPSGHDLSVHKAILPNIFIQNI from the coding sequence ATGAATCGAAAACTCATCTTAGTGACCAATGACGACGGCATATTTGCGCCAGGCTTGAAGGCCCTGGTGGAATCCGTGAGTGAATTTGGGGACGTGCTCGTTGTAGCCCCTGACTCACCTCAATCGGGTATGGGGCACGCAATAACTATTCAGCAACCTTTGAGACTGAACAAAGTGGATGTATTCCCTGGAATCGAATCATATGAATGTTCAGGGACACCCGCAGATTGTGTAAAACTGGCAAAAAATATACTAGTAAAAAATAAATCTATTGATCTATGTGTTTCTGGTGTCAATCATGGATCTAATGCTTCTGTAAACATCCTGTATTCGGGAACCTTATCTGCTGCTATGGAGGCTTCTATAGAAAATATCCCTTCGATAGGTTTTTCCTTATTGGATTATTCGTTTCAAGCAAATTTTGAACCTGCGAAGAAATATATCAAATCCATTTCAAAATACGTTCTTGATGGAAATTTGAAAGAGTGTAATCTCCTGAATGTGAATATTCCGAAACTTGAAGCTTCCGAAATCAAAGGAATTAAAATCTGCAGACAATCTTCAGGGGTTTGGGTGGAGGAGTTTCAAGAAGGTATTGACCCAAGAAATGTTAAATACTATTGGCTAACAGGAAAATTTGTTGCAAATGAAGATAGTCATGATACTGACCTTTGGGCCCTGGCCAATGGATATGTCAGTGTGGTTCCATCCGGACACGATCTTTCAGTCCATAAGGCAATATTACCAAACATTTTTATCCAAAATATATAA